A stretch of Brassica rapa cultivar Chiifu-401-42 chromosome A08, CAAS_Brap_v3.01, whole genome shotgun sequence DNA encodes these proteins:
- the ARF5-2 gene encoding auxin response factor 5, with translation MGSLACGEDKMKTNGLVNGGTTTSTTSQSTLLEEMKLLKDQSGTRKPVINSMLWHACAGPLVCLPQVGSLVYYFSQGHSEQVAVSTRRSATTQVPNYPNLPSQLMCQVHNVTLHADKDSDEIYAQMSLQPVHSERDVLPVPDLGLLRGSKHPSEYFCKTLTASDTSTHGGFSVPRRAAEKLFPPLDYTAQPPTQELVVRDLHENTWTFRHIYRGQPKRHLLTTGWSLFVGSKRLRAGDSVLFIRDEKSQLMVGVRRANRQQTALPSSVLSADSMHIGVLAAAAHATANRTPFLIFFNPRACPAEFVIPLPKYRKAICGSQLSVGMRFGMMFETEDSGKRRYMGTIVGISDLDPLRWPGSKWRNLQVEWDEPGCNDKPTRVSPWDIETPESLFIFPSLTSGLKRQLHPSYFAGENDWGSLIKRPLPYATFPNMASEQLMKMMMRPHNNQNAVTSFMPEMQQNVLMGHGGLLGDVKMQQPMVMNQVVQVQPDNNNPSVSNTSGQEQNLSQSMNAPTNLENSSGRVNHGNEELSEKPSALSPLQADPSPEQIYPPQQSDPTNGFSFLETEEMTSQVSSFQSLAGSYKQPLMLSSNESSPIVLPDSTNSFQDMWDNQLNGLKFDQFSPLMQQEDLYGCQNMCMSNSTNSNILDPPPLSNTVLDDFCAIKETEFHSLVGNNNSFAQDVQSQITSASFADSQAFSRQDNSGGTGGTSSSNVDFDDTSLLQQNSKGSWQKLATPRVRTYTKVQKTGSVGRSIDVTSFRDYEELKTAIECMFGLEGLLTRPKTSGWKLVYVDYESDVLLVGDDPWEEFVGCVRCIRILSPTEVQQMSEEGMKLLNSACINDLKT, from the exons ATGGGTTCATTGGCTTGTGGTGAGGACAAGATGAAAACAAATGGTTTGGTTAATGGAGGAACAACAACTTCAACAACTTCTCAATCTACTCTTCTTGAAGAGATGAAGCTGTTAAAGGATCAGTCag GAACGAGAAAGCCGGTGATAAACTCTATGCTATGGCACGCTTGTGCAGGCCCACTTGTTTGTCTCCCTCAAGTTGGTAGCTTAGTGTATTACTTCTCACAAGGTCATAGCGAACAG GTTGCTGTTTCAACCAGAAGGTCAGCAACAACCCAAGTTCCTAATTACCCAAATCTTCCATCTCAGTTGATGTGCCAAGTCCATAATGTTACCCTTCAT gCAGACAAGGACAGTGATGAAATTTACGCTCAGATGAGTCTACAACCTGTTCACTCC GAGAGAGATGTGTTACCTGTACCAGACTTAGGACTATTAAGAGGGAGCAAGCACCCATCTGAGTATTTCTGCAAAACTCTTACCGCTAGTGATACAAGTACACATGGAGGTTTTTCTGTCCCACGTAGAGCCGCAGAGAAGCTATTTCCACCCTTG GACTACACAGCACAGCCGCCAACGCAGGAGCTTGTAGTTAGAGATCTTCATGAGAATACTTGGACATTTCGCCATATCTACCGAG GACAACCAAAGAGACATCTCCTAACAACAGGATGGAGTTTGTTTGTTGGCTCAAAGAGATTGAGAGCTGGAGATTCCGTCTTGTTCATAAGGGATGAGAAGTCGCAACTAATGGTTGGTGTGAGGAGAGCTAACCGACAACAAACAGCTCTTCCTTCATCAGTTCTCTCAGCGGATAGTATGCACATTGGTGTTCTTGCTGCTGCTGCTCACGCAACTGCAAACCGCACCcctttcttgattttctttaaTCCAAG aGCGTGTCCAGCAGAGTTTGTGATCCCTCTACCAAAGTACCGTAAAGCGATATGTGGTTCTCAGCTCTCGGTTGGTATGAGGTTTGGTATGATGTTTGAAACTGAGGATTCAGGGAAACGTAG GTACATGGGAACCATTGTTGGAATCAGTGACTTGGATCCATTGAGATGGCCTGGCTCTAAGTGGCGTAACCTTCAAGTTGAATGGGATGAGCCTGGATGTAATGATAAGCCGACTAGGGTTAGTCCATGGGATATTGAAACTCCTGAAAGTCTCTTCATCTTTCCCTCACTGACCTCAGGACTCAAACGCCAGCTCCATCCATCTTACTTTG CTGGTGAAAACGATTGGGGTAGCTTGATCAAACGGCCACTGCCCTACGCTACATTCCCAAACATGGCTTCAGAGCAGCTTATGAAAATGATGATGAGACCTCACAACAACCAAAATGCTGTAACATCTTTCATGCCTGAGATGCAGCAGAATGTTTTGATGGGGCATGGAGGTTTACTAGGAGATGTGAAGATGCAGCAACCAATGGTGATGAACCAGGTGGTGCAGGTGCAGCCAGACAACAACAATCCTTCTGTCTCCAATACAAGTGGCCAAGAACAGAATCTGTCACAAAGCATGAATGCTCCTACAAATCTTGAAAACAGCTCTGGGAGAGTCAATCATGGAAATGAGGAGCTGAGTGAGAAACCAAGTGCCTTGTCTCCTTTAcaagctgatccatctcctGAACAGATATACCCACCACAACAGTCTGATCCAACAAATGGATTCTCTTTCCTGGAAACGGAAGAGATGACATCACAAGTCTCTTCCTTCCAGTCTTTAGCTGGATCTTACAAGCAACCGTTAATGCTATCCTCTAACGAATCTTCACCTATTGTGCTACCTGATTCAACAAACTCATTTCAGGATATGTGGGACAATCAGCTGAACGGTCTAAAGTTTGACCAGTTTAGTCCCTTGATGCAGCAGGAGGACCTTTATGGTTGTCAGAACATGTGTATGAGTAATAGCACAAACAGCAACATTCTAGATCCTCCTCCACTCTCAAACACAGTTCTTGATGACTTCTGTGCCATCAAAGAAACCGAGTTCCATTCTTTGGTCGGGAACAACAACAGCTTTGCTCAAGATGTGCAGTCACAGATCACATCTGCTAGCTTTGCAGACTCACAGGCCTTCTCTCGCCAAGATAACTCTGGAGGAACAGGTGGTACATCTTCAAGCAATGTTGATTTTGATGATACTAGTCTGCTGCAGCAGAATAGTAAAGGGTCATGGCAGAAACTTGCAACGCCACGTGTCCGAACTTACACCAAG GTCCAAAAAACCGGGTCAGTTGGGAGGTCTATTGATGTCACAAGCTTCAGGGACTATGAAGAATTAAAAACTGCTATTGAGTGCATGTTTGGACTTGAAGGTTTGCTAACACGCCCAAAAACCTCTGGATGGAAGCTTGTGTATGTTGATTATGAGAGTGATGTTCTGCTTGTAGGAGATGATCCATGGGa GGAGTTTGTGGGATGTGTAAGGTGCATAAGGATACTGTCGCCAACAGAAGTTCAGCAGATGAGTGAAGAAGGAATGAAGCTTTTGAACAGCGCATGCATTAACGATCTCAAGACTTAA
- the LOC103835826 gene encoding zinc finger CCCH domain-containing protein 6 isoform X1, with amino-acid sequence MSYSRDRTKRIRTLHTLRCCHSQTFLLIQIYIGKVRLFISEDSPSQVGSESQDHLQAKSHPSEDNLPPGFGGPLSANDSQIKLSDIPVIKWKCSIRILLDEEWRVVAGDESKEVETQNQRELRVLEAFYPGASAIPPNPSVPADVDNSEYDDQQTVVIPILPVEDDDLAMDSASDLPAQSGVDVGTEPSRTDENTSVSSTLPAASEIMAALTAISNNKELGSGMIDQDLLMKILSNPKLVENLVANNGGAGSVSSNASSPYLSEANGVVTTTPASSNGQYYPQPTVTHNTPSMTYPPPAPSDHPNYGAPPARDASYYKSLIQQHGGERQEAPPPVQQHLGYRYNPQPGGGPNPEMVNSNNNNNQRPRDSKPKIMKPCMYFNSSRGCRNGANCLYQHDAADYQPRNPNNGNEMPSAKRMRFDRD; translated from the exons ATGAGTTATTCAAGAGACCGAACCAAGAGGATTCGGACTTTACACACTCTTCGATGCTGTCATTCGCAAACTTTTTTGCTGATCCAAATCTACATTGGTAAG GTACGTCTCTTCATATCGGAGGATTCACCTTCACAAGTTGGATCAGAATCTCAAGATCACCTTCAAGCAAAGTCACATCCGAGCGAGGATAATCTGCCACCTGGTTTCGGTGGACCTCTTTCTGCAAATGACTCACAGATTAAGTTATCAGATATCCCAGTAATTAAGTGGAAATGCTCTATCCGG ATTCTGCTAGATGAGGAATGGAGAGTGGTTGCAGGGGATGAAAGCAAAGAAGTGGAGACGCAAAATCAAAGGGAATTGAGAGTTCTCGAAGCATTCTATCCTGGCGCATCAGCTATTCCTCCAAA CCCTTCGGTTCCTGCTGATGTTGACAACTCAGAGTATGATGATCAGCAAACCGTTGTCATCCCCATTCTACCTGTAGAAGACGATGACCTAGCAATGGATTCAGCATCTGATCTCCCAGCCCAATCTGGCGTGGATGTGGGAACAGAGCCATCAAGAACCGATGAGAACACATCAGTTTCTTCAACCCTCCCCGCAGCGTCAGAAATAATGGCTGCATTAACTGCAATTTCAAACAACAAAGAACTAGGCAGCGGCATGATCGACCAAGATCTGCTTATGAAAATCTTGAGCAACCCTAAGCTGGTGGAGAATCTTGTTGCAAACAATGGTGGCGCAGGTTCAGTCTCCTCCAACGCAAGTAGCCCCTACCTATCTGAAGCAAATGGAGTAGTAACCACAACACCTGCCAGCTCAAATGGACAATATTACCCTCAGCCAACGGTAACTCATAATACTCCTTCCATGACCTATCCTCCTCCAGCTCCTTCAGATCATCCCAACTATGGAGCACCACCAGCCAGAGATGCTAGTTATTACAAGAGCCTGATTCAGCAACATGGCGGGGAAAGACAAGAGGCGCCACCGCCGGTTCAACAACATCTCGGTTATCGTTATAACCCTCAACCTGGAGGAGGACCTAACCCTGAGATGGTAAATAGCAATAATAATAACAACCAGAGGCCAAGGGATTCAAAACCAAAGATAATGAAGCCGTGCATGTACTTCAACAGCTCGAGGGGTTGTCGCAATGGAGCCAACTGTTTATACCAGCACGATGCTGCAGATTACCAGCCGAGGAATCCAAACAATGGTAATGAGATGCCAAGTGCAAAAAGAATGAGATTTGACAGGGACTGA
- the LOC103835824 gene encoding aldehyde oxidase GLOX, with product MSHTPLYKRISHDTFTSQHTNIKQEPKMAAQAKTFYALLLASLQLLITTHVSLAAGGKWTLLLSNVGISAMHMQLLRNDRVVMFDRTNFGPSNISLPNGNCRNNPQDAVSKIDCTAHSIEYDVASNTVRPLTVQSNTWCSSGSVRPDGVLVQTGGDRDGELKARIFSPCNNNRCDWVEINNAVAKRRWYSSNHILPDGKQIVIGGQGQFNYEFYPKTTSPNVIALPFLAETNDRGQENNLYPYVFLNTDGNLFIFANNRAILLDYVKNTVVKTYPAIPGGDPRSYPSTGSAVLLPLKNLEAVKIDAEVLVCGGAPKGSYILAFRRNTFVKALDTCARIKINDENPQWTVEKMPRARVMGDMTLLPNGDVLIVNGGASGSAAWELGREPVFVPDLYHPENPVNSRFESLNPSTIPRMYHSTAILLRDGRVLVGGSNPHGFYNFTGVLFPTELSLEAFSPVYLEPEFAKLRPKIVSPKSQTTITYRKTMKLKFKVVGEVKGPVKVTMVFPSFTTHSFSMNQRLLVLDNVKFKRSKSTNYEVQVRTPRSAFIAPPGYYMMFVVNDNIPSEGIWVRLR from the coding sequence ATGTCCCATACACCACTATATAAACGAATAAGCCACGATACATTTACATCACAACACACAAATATCAAACAAGAACCTAAAATGGCAGCACAAGCCAAAACATTCTATGCTCTCTTACTAGCCTCACTCCAACTCCTCATAACAACTCACGTGTCATTAGCCGCCGGAGGAAAATGGACTCTCCTCCTCTCCAACGTCGGAATCTCCGCCATGCACATGCAGCTCCTCCGCAACGACCGTGTTGTAATGTTCGATAGAACCAACTTCGGGCCATCAAACATCTCTCTCCCCAACGGTAACTGCCGTAACAATCCACAAGACGCCGTTTCCAAAATCGACTGCACAGCTCACTCCATCGAATACGACGTCGCATCAAATACGGTCCGTCCCTTGACCGTACAATCCAACACATGGTGCTCCTCTGGTTCGGTCAGACCGGATGGTGTTCTCGTCCAAACCGGTGGAGACCGGGACGGTGAACTAAAAGCGAGAATATTCTCTCCTTGTAATAACAATCGATGCGACTGGGTCGAAATTAACAACGCTGTAGCAAAGAGAAGATGGTACTCTTCTAATCATATACTTCCCGACGGTAAACAAATCGTTATCGGAGGTCAAGGACAGTTTAACTACGAGTTTTACCCCAAAACGACATCTCCTAACGTTATTGCGTTACCGTTTTTGGCCGAGACTAATGATAGAGGACAAGAGAATAATCTTTACCCTTACGTGTTTCTCAACACCGACggtaatttatttatattcgcTAATAACCGAGCGATATTACTTGACTATGTTAAAAACACTGTGGTGAAAACTTATCCGGCGATTCCCGGTGGTGACCCGAGAAGCTACCCGAGCACCGGCTCAGCCGTGTTACTACCGTTGAAGAATCTTGAAGCTGTTAAAATCGACGCGGAGGTTCTAGTGTGCGGAGGTGCACCGAAGGGATCATACATCCTCGCTTTTAGAAGGAATACTTTCGTGAAAGCGCTTGACACGTGTGCAAGGATCAAGATTAACGACGAGAATCCTCAGTGGACGGTGGAGAAGATGCCACGTGCTAGAGTCATGGGAGACATGACGCTTTTACCTAATGGAGATGTTTTGATAGTCAACGGCGGTGCTTCCGGCTCAGCTGCATGGGAGCTTGGTCGTGAACCGGTTTTCGTACCTGATCTATACCATCCCGAGAATCCGGTTAACTCGAGATTTGAGTCGTTAAACCCGAGTACAATCCCGAGAATGTATCACTCCACGGCGATTCTTCTCCGCGACGGGAGAGTTCTCGTCGGAGGAAGCAACCCTCACGGGTTTTATAACTTCACTGGAGTGCTTTTCCCGACCGAGTTAAGCTTGGAAGCTTTCTCTCCGGTTTATCTAGAACCGGAGTTTGCAAAACTACGTCCGAAGATTGTGTCTCCTAAGTCGCAAACAACTATAACGTATAGGAAAACTATGAAGCTGAAGTTTAAGGTGGTCGGAGAAGTCAAGGGTCCAGTTAAAGTCACGATGGTGTTTCCCTCGTTCACGACGCATTCGTTTTCGATGAATCAGAGGCTTTTGGTTTTGGATAATGTTAAGTTTAAGAGATCAAAATCCACGAACTACGAGGTTCAAGTAAGGACTCCAAGATCGGCGTTTATAGCACCTCCTGGCTATTATATGATGTTTGTGGTGAATGATAACATCCCAAGCGAAGGTATTTGGGTAAGGTTACGGTGA
- the LOC103835826 gene encoding zinc finger CCCH domain-containing protein 6 isoform X2 — translation MRALHKSKRVSWPPDFKLCQVRLFISEDSPSQVGSESQDHLQAKSHPSEDNLPPGFGGPLSANDSQIKLSDIPVIKWKCSIRILLDEEWRVVAGDESKEVETQNQRELRVLEAFYPGASAIPPNPSVPADVDNSEYDDQQTVVIPILPVEDDDLAMDSASDLPAQSGVDVGTEPSRTDENTSVSSTLPAASEIMAALTAISNNKELGSGMIDQDLLMKILSNPKLVENLVANNGGAGSVSSNASSPYLSEANGVVTTTPASSNGQYYPQPTVTHNTPSMTYPPPAPSDHPNYGAPPARDASYYKSLIQQHGGERQEAPPPVQQHLGYRYNPQPGGGPNPEMVNSNNNNNQRPRDSKPKIMKPCMYFNSSRGCRNGANCLYQHDAADYQPRNPNNGNEMPSAKRMRFDRD, via the exons ATGAGGGCATTGCACAAATCCAAAAGGGTATCTTGGCCAccagattttaaactttgccag GTACGTCTCTTCATATCGGAGGATTCACCTTCACAAGTTGGATCAGAATCTCAAGATCACCTTCAAGCAAAGTCACATCCGAGCGAGGATAATCTGCCACCTGGTTTCGGTGGACCTCTTTCTGCAAATGACTCACAGATTAAGTTATCAGATATCCCAGTAATTAAGTGGAAATGCTCTATCCGG ATTCTGCTAGATGAGGAATGGAGAGTGGTTGCAGGGGATGAAAGCAAAGAAGTGGAGACGCAAAATCAAAGGGAATTGAGAGTTCTCGAAGCATTCTATCCTGGCGCATCAGCTATTCCTCCAAA CCCTTCGGTTCCTGCTGATGTTGACAACTCAGAGTATGATGATCAGCAAACCGTTGTCATCCCCATTCTACCTGTAGAAGACGATGACCTAGCAATGGATTCAGCATCTGATCTCCCAGCCCAATCTGGCGTGGATGTGGGAACAGAGCCATCAAGAACCGATGAGAACACATCAGTTTCTTCAACCCTCCCCGCAGCGTCAGAAATAATGGCTGCATTAACTGCAATTTCAAACAACAAAGAACTAGGCAGCGGCATGATCGACCAAGATCTGCTTATGAAAATCTTGAGCAACCCTAAGCTGGTGGAGAATCTTGTTGCAAACAATGGTGGCGCAGGTTCAGTCTCCTCCAACGCAAGTAGCCCCTACCTATCTGAAGCAAATGGAGTAGTAACCACAACACCTGCCAGCTCAAATGGACAATATTACCCTCAGCCAACGGTAACTCATAATACTCCTTCCATGACCTATCCTCCTCCAGCTCCTTCAGATCATCCCAACTATGGAGCACCACCAGCCAGAGATGCTAGTTATTACAAGAGCCTGATTCAGCAACATGGCGGGGAAAGACAAGAGGCGCCACCGCCGGTTCAACAACATCTCGGTTATCGTTATAACCCTCAACCTGGAGGAGGACCTAACCCTGAGATGGTAAATAGCAATAATAATAACAACCAGAGGCCAAGGGATTCAAAACCAAAGATAATGAAGCCGTGCATGTACTTCAACAGCTCGAGGGGTTGTCGCAATGGAGCCAACTGTTTATACCAGCACGATGCTGCAGATTACCAGCCGAGGAATCCAAACAATGGTAATGAGATGCCAAGTGCAAAAAGAATGAGATTTGACAGGGACTGA
- the LOC103835825 gene encoding protein IQ-DOMAIN 32 produces the protein MGRSPASSCLRIIACSGGDDAASEPTSNALESKSSGDKRGWSFRKKSGKQRGVMITSVAVSESSPASRSRETLESALLLKSPSPDNNNIVDEKQTFSVVDDEKKKSQLPVVAYVAEPVDVNKATEVAVLVESKGTETEEDGLIETELQSKLEGADATVIEKDSTPEVEEVEKDDVIIIRKEVDDSVVIIIQAAIRGFLARRELLRRKKVVKLQAAVRGHLVRNQAMGSLRCVQAIVKMQTLVRARHSAKDGSRVSAISDKAESNAAAQKLLENKFAKHLMESTPKTKPISIKCDPTKPSSAWSWLERWMSVSKPEKTPKPDLALEETNNAKVSSQVDLVSSDSTLETEAETGFSSKVVDHHVELSETEKMSQCDSPQASAEVDHDLMIQSHPPAAKDTEAGYVDEEPKPSLKRKASNPSFAAAKSKFEELTSSSAGSKKAMTLSSKEGKTDIDSLEADTTTTKKDQSVEEVAPAENNGSECGTELSVTSSLDSLDKKSDFEGAESKAQAKLLENSTPKADQSELIEIDVKSKTPLATVEDSKDEVEVLVTQHESVITTPDSKKRRAEDESGPQANSLPEEAVTPMTITESQATPASQASSSVNARKEKSGKSGGSSQKRKVSKKIASSPKQETDTTIEQEGKEQRSGRRNSFGYDQEARESSSGGKNSIPRFMQPTQSAKAKVQEHNSPRSSPDVQEREVSVKKRHSLPVVANGKQVSPRIQRSASQAQPGTKDRKWQR, from the exons ATGGGAAGATCTCCAGCTTCTTCTTGTCTCCGTATCATCGCTTGCTCCGGCGGAGACGACGCCGCCTCCGAACCTACGTCTAATGCTCTTGAG AGCAAGAGCTCTGGGGACAAGCGAGGATGGAGTTTCAGGAAGAAATCTGGGAAGCAGCGAGGGGTGATGATCACTAGCGTTGCTGTCTCTGAGAGTAGTCCTGCTTCTAGGAGTAGAGAGACTCTTGAATCTGCTCTTCTTCTCAAGTCTCCTTCTCCTGACAATAATAACATTGTAGATGAAAAGCAGACGTTCTCCGTTGTTgatgatgagaagaagaagagtcagTTGCCTGTTGTTGCCTATGTGGCTGAGCCTGTGGATGTGAACAAAGCAACGGAGGTGGCGGTTCTTGTGGAATCAAAAGGGActgaaactgaggaggatggtTTGATTGAAACTGAGTTACAATCTAAGCTGGAAGGAGCAGATGCAACTGTGATAGAGAAAGACAGTACTCCTGAGGTTGAAGAGGTTGAAAAAGATGATGTGATCATTATTAGAAAAGAAGTTGATGATTCTGTTGTCATTATCATCCAAGCTGCTATACGTGGATTCTTG GCGAGAAGAGAACTGTTGAGGCGCAAGAAAGTTGTGAAACTACAAGCTGCTGTACGTGGCCACCTTGTCAGGAACCAGGCCATGGGATCACTGCGTTGTGTCCAAGCTATTGTCAAAATGCAGACGCTGGTCCGTGCTCGTCATTCCGCTAAAGATGGAAGCCGTGTTTCAGCAATCTCT GATAAGGCGGAATCAAATGCAGCAGCACAAAAACTACTCGAAAACAAGTTTGCTAAACAT CTAATGGAATCAACTCCAAAGACGAAGCCTATCAGCATTAAGTGTGATCCAACAAAGCCTAGCTCTGCTTGGAGCTGGTTGGAGAGGTGGATGTCTGTTTCAAAGCCCGAGAAGACTCCAAAACCAGACTTGGCATTGGAAGAAACCAACAATGCCAAGGTATCATCTCAAGTTGACTTGGTGAGTTCTGACTCAACCTTAGAGACCGAAGCTGAAACTGGTTTCTCAAGCAAGGTAGTAGACCATCATGTGGAGCTATCTGAGACTGAGAAAATGAGCCAATGTGATTCACCGCAAGCATCTGCAGAGGTTGATCATGACTTGATGATCCAGTCTCATCCACCTGCTGCTAAGGATACCGAAGCTGGATATGTGGATGAAGAGCCTAAACCTTCTTTGAAGCGCAAGGCTAGCAATCCTTCTTTCGCTGCAGCGAAATCAAAGTTTGAGGAACTAACTTCATCATCTGCTGGTTCAAAGAAAGCAATGACGCTTTCTTCTAAAGAAGGCAAAACGGATATAGATTCTTTAGAGGCTGACACTACAACCACTAAAAAGGATCAGTCTGTGGAAGAGGTTGCTCCAGCGGAGAACAATGGATCTGAGTGTGGCACTGAACTCTCTGTAACTTCTTCTCTCGATTCACTTGACAAGAAGTCAGACTTTGAGGGTGCAGAGTCCAAGGCTCAAGCTAAGCTTCTAGAAAACAGCACTCCTAAAGCAGACCAATCAGAGTTGATAGAAATTGATGTGAAATCTAAAACTCCATTGGCTACTGTAGAGGACTCTAAGGATGAAGTTGAGGTTTTAGTGACACAGCATGAATCAGTTATCACTACACCAGATTCAAAAAAGAGACGTGCAGAAGATGAATCAGGTCCTCAAGCAAACTCGTTACCTGAGGAAGCTGTAACTCCGATGACAATCACTGAGTCACAGGCAACGCCGGCGAGTCAAGCATCTTCTTCGGTTAATGCAAGAAAGGAAAAATCCGGCAAGAGTGGTGGTTCAAGCCAAAAGAGGAAAGTTAGCAAGAAAATAGCTTCAAGTCCCAAACAGGAGACTGATACTACAATAGAACAAGAAGGGAAAGAGCAGAGAAGCGGGAGAAGAAACTCTTTCGGGTACGATCAAGAAGCAAGAGAAAGCAGCAGCGGAGGGAAAAACTCTATTCCGAGGTTCATGCAGCCAACGCAGTCGGCGAAAGCTAAGGTTCAGGAACATAACTCACCGAGATCAAGCCCTGATGTTCAGGAAAGAGAGGTTTCGGTCAAGAAGAGACATTCATTGCCAGTTGTTGCTAATGGGAAACAAGTATCTCCTAGAATCCAACGGTCTGCGTCTCAAGCACAGCCAGGAACAAAGG ATAGAAAATGGCAGAGATGA